CTGAAGGAATTTGCCTTAAATGGCTGCTTTGAACCCAAATGGCGGACTTCTTGTTTAATTTGGAACATggatccttgagacttttttgtgcctACTGTTGTCAAAAACATCTAATTTGGTGTCAATCAGTGAAACTGGTACTGGGGGCTGAaaatttttctaactttcccgGGGGAACTAGTAAAAGAATTCACCCTAAATGGCGCGTTactaggattcccacatagtttccaggcaggacacgccctgctccaatattacagGCTCCAGGAGAcgcgccgctgcactatgattggccgCTGTATCCGGGTAGAACACgtcctactgcttccagacaggaaaagaagtactgtatgtgactcAAGTGTGGCGGCGTTAATGTTCCCCACTAACCCACCCtcatcctaaccttaacccatcctaacCCGCCTTAAGCCCCAACCTAGCCCTGAACCCAACCATAACAAagctctttgtttttatttcgtgatacatatttgggatggtcatctcgttacatctgcgtagtcTGCCCTTCCCGCCGTGCAGGAGCCAATCCTGTTTCAGTGGGGCgcgtcctgcctggaaactatgtgTGGAATCCTAAAAACGGTCgcttccaaccaaaatggccgacttctgTTTCAATTcggggcatgggtccttgagactttttgtggagTCTCGCTGTAGCAGACATGCCCTCACAATTTGATGTCAATTGGTTAAACGGATGTTGGGGGCGGAATTTTTCAAACCTTCCAGAGACTAAAAGGAGTTggtccaaaatggctgcttcaaaccaaaatggacgaCTTCCTGCTGTGCACGCTGTCGTAATCGAAAcatccacccaatttcgtgtcgaTCTGTGAAACTGGCGtctggagttttttttctttttctatttttctaactttccaggtGGCGCTACTGGAAGAATAACAATAACAGACAGGACTTCTTTGTTGAGGAGCATCAAACGGTCTGCATTCCCGACTCggatgtcattttaaaaaatctaatgtaTGTTCTTTCATACATACAGCACAGTAATCCCCGAGAGTTTGCGTGCGGCGTCCACTCCAAACAGAAAGGTCGCGGCCAAACGCGAAGCAGATGGTCGCAACTGTAAACAACTGCAGCCACTTTTAAAAACTAACATGAatctatttattaaaaaaaggacGCCTTTACACTAGCGTGTTTCCAATACAAGCGGACTCCGCCTCTCGAAACGCATTAGCTGCTAGCGAGCCTGATGAGGAAAAGTGGGCTACTGGCGGAGAGGACGCCCGACACTTTCCACTCGCTCTAATCAAAGGAAAATAAACTCGGGGGACTCGCAAGCAACTCCAGCTGGAAACGGTTCACTTTGGGCCCTTTTGGATGGGGAGTGCAGCTCGAACGCCCCCTAAAGGCAACCAGGGGAAGTGGAACAAGGAAATCTCTGACAGTGTACAGTAATCATTGGACTTCacttacattttataaaattcTGTTAATTATGTCTTCATTTTAGTCATTCCATTCTGTAAAATCTCAATTCGTATTCTATTTTATATTCTTTAAAATGGTTAaatttgttaaatgtattatttaaaaaatacatttgagttaCTCTAGTGAGTAAATTTATAGATTATTACAGtaaattgtgtttatttattctacattttgttttagttaGTAAGTTTTAGTTTAAGATTATGTTATGCATTTATCATTGTATTGtagttaaataaaattttattaatatgtatttattggtGGATGTGAGAGCAATCCGTTGTTGCCTTTTTTCTGGTCTAAGATTGTCATCACCTGTTTTTCCCACCATCCTTCTGTGGTTCTACGTTTTTAATGGGATGGCACAAgctctctctgaatgttctaaACTCCTGTTTCCGCAGGACATGGATGGAACTCATCTTCCCGTGTTGAGCTTCTGTGCGAAGTATCCAAATTTGAATTGTCGTTTTCATGAGaagctcttttttgttttgtggttaaaaaaaaaaaaaaaaaaaaaaactagctctCTGTGAGTCTGATTTATTtctaaaatgatgaaaaatgagCTTCACCACAAATGTTTTGCCAAGGTTTGTCCAGACTGGGACAACACCGGGCCTGCGAGGATGACATTTCTTTCAAAACGCTGGCCAGATGAAACTTTTTAACCAATTTGATTTGTTTGCGAAAGGAACGGCCACCTGGCTCGTGTCAGCCTAACGCGGGACGACGCACGGCGGTAAGGGGAGAGGAGGAGGCGGTCGGCGGGGGGAGGCGGCCCCCCCACTTCAAACATGACCAAGTGTAAAAACAGCACGCTTTCCAGGGGCTAAAACAAGCGGTGGGATTAGAGGAAGTCCGCTAAGTGGCCTTGAGCGCTCCAACCAAATTTTAGATAACaacttgggtgtttttttttttaaacaatagaaCTAGTTTCTGTTGAGTGTCTTTAAATGTCACCtattaaactttattgtttgcaCTGCTACTGTTACAGAATAAACTTTTTTTACACCACTGataaggccacaaaaaaaaaaaaaaacaatactgtatataaaatagtTATAGTAGAAAAAGTTCCATAAGTTTAACAAGAATGACACTCAACAATTGGACGCTGTCGGGCAGAAACCTCTTACAATAAGAGGAAAAAGAATGTGAACCCTTTGTAGTTTCTTCAATTTTCTGCATAAATTTGTCATTACATGTgatttcacaaatcaatactactGGTCTGTCCTCATGCGATCTGTTATTTTCAGCATTATTAACTgattcaaaagaacaaatctattaatcTAGAACTCTGCCTCTTTTActcactctgcgggagccgtgTGGCATTGTATCGCCTCAAGATTGGAAgtctggatatatatatatatatattttttttagactgaGTGAAACTagttaggttagatacattaGTGTAAGCCTGTTCTGTTAAAAATGGATAGCTGTAATGCTTCAGTGCACTGAACATATAAACTGTTGTACATTTAAACATTATTGTGTTTTCCTTGTAGATGATGGGAAAATATTCTATTtctatcatcattattatttctgtggaatATTTTGCAAGTTAACACTGGGGGAAAAAGATTTCAAAGCTTATTTGCTATCAGGATAAATAACGCAAACCCAAGAAGgtgaaaaaatttttttaaaaaagcaaaactcatTTTGACTGGTatcattgtcatttttctttaagcaaaagggaaaaaaaatctgaagaaatGTACACTCAGCCCTCTACAAGGTTTTTATGTTTCACAGTAAATCACTGAACTTTGCACCAACCTCCGCCCACAACATACGATGAAAACTGCAACTTTTGCAATTACGTTTTGCCTGTAAATTTGAATATGGTGAACTCACCTGGTTGAAGGTTTTAAAGTGAAGTTCCTTGAAAATGGCGTCACGGTCCTCCACCTCCATCCAGCCCGTGGCCCTCAACTCCATCACGTGCTGGTCTCGGTCAGCCGGGTTGAGCCAATGAGATTCCGACGACTgcgcacaaacacatttttaacacattttgcgCATATACCAAGTAGGAAATCAAAATGTCAATCAATTCCAAAACCCTTATTTATTGAAAGGTTTTGTGATTGCTATGACTGCTGGATCCACTAGAGGGCAGTGTGACGCCATTCACAATGAAAACCAACACGCCTGGCGGGCTGCAACCAACGAACGAATGACCAGCTATGACCAAATAGTTAATcttaaaaaacatacaacactatttttttcaaattaaaacctCAACTTCCCAACAACTCAAGGTGATGTTGCGATATTTTATGACGCATTCTTCAATTCGGCGTCGTAAAGATGCGATTAAAAAAAACGGAATAGAAATGAGCACATTTAAGACGTCGCCGGTGGTCCCGCAGCTTCCACGGAAAACACTGACGAAAGTTTAAACATGTCAATTAACTGCCATCATATTGTCCACATTTTAAAGCCGATCAAAACCCGGACTACAAAAATAGTCGAAAATAGTCCACAATTGGGTTGAATCGCAGTACTTTAGGACCgcaatatgtttttattaattcaacAGCTTTTGCCGAAGGAGTCAGGCGGAAGTAGTACGTCACAGGACGGGCACGCGGGCGGAATAGATCTACtactcataaaaacaaaacaggcggACATTGTTATCATTTACTCACCATTTTAGAAGAGTACTTTCTGGAGAGGGGAGCCAGATTGAGACCGCTTAGGCTGAGCAGACCGCGGGGCCAAAGGCTGCTCGCTGCCGGGCTAAATATTAACCAGGACATGCTGTGGAGTTCACAAGGTTGTCTTCCACCTCCACTCACTGGTCAACTAGTACCctcacaaaaatgtcacatccACTACTTAACCTCTCACTCTGCACTGGAGCTGTTCACTGCACTGCCTGATTAAAATCACCACGTTCTCTATGCCAGGTCATGTGAATCTCTATGAACAGtgctttggaaatgtagttggttacaattacaagttaccctgttgaaaatgttcgaGTGGTGTTAGTATTTCAACTACTTTCTCGAAGTAATATAaccaattacatttgattagattttgaTAATAACTTTCTTTATTCTggatgaatgcatcaacagggcCCTTGGATCTACCATAGATCACTACTTTGGAATTATATTTTCTCTAAACCCGAATAAACTGATAACATGATGAACTGTcaatacataatttaaaaaatttgtttgttgcattatgtgCACAGTATGTGGAAAACATTATACCATGTtgacaaaagacaaatgtgcacaatttagacaatatcacttcatatgacaacccagataagttaatgttcaaaaaaaaaaaaaaaaagtctaaattataaagatgaaactgttcaaaagtgtaactatgagtctaaccttttgcaaatctcagacaaactattCGACTGCACCACAAGGTGACGCTTGGAGGTGAAAATTGGAAAATAGGTCACGTTTGACACTACAGCttaatggcacatgaccagagagagccaatcacaagcgtcggctttCGGAGGAGGAAAGGATatggggaaacaaaaaacaaactcttAGCTTTTgtagctatttttcaaatgtagctCAAATTGGAATTATGgacatttccaaaagcaactaatttaattaaacagtttatcccagtaatgtaatggattgcaatgaaaaattaaattaaattaaattaaattacataatctagTAGTAAAATGAGAtgagttactccccaacactgcttATGAAACATCTACAAAATTCACTCCATTTAGAGACACTCAtagaaatgtaataaaatcaCTGGTGCATCAAAGTTTGACAATTAAACACAGTTTGTTGAACATCAGATCGCGTCAAACTAAAGATTTCGCTTCCGATGATGACTTGACCTGGCTGAGAATTTGTTGGCCGATATGCATCGCCTCCCCCCGCTCACACTTACTATCACAGTCCTTGAGGGACTGGCCAGGGAGGAGCagctgcaactttttttttttaaactcagcaACCCACATTTATAAAGCCTCAACACACCACCTCTAACGGAAACGTCGTTCATGAAAGCATCATGAAAAATCCATTCAATCCAGTGTCAGTCAGTCAGCGAGCGTTTCAGTCCTGATGTTCGTGCTCCTGGCCCGGGATGAGCCAGCGGACGCTGTCGGTGCGCAGGATCCCGTAGGTGGTGAAGCCGGCGATGAAGAGCACCGAGAAGACGAGCATCCAGTCGACGCTCTTCACCGGCACGCTGGCCAGGGGGCCCAGGCGGTCGGCGTCTGTCACGTTCCTCTCCGGCCCCGCCTCCAACcctataaatgtttaatctgtCGATtagtatgccttttttttttatgtccacttCTAAGTTTGTATTCACCCGTCTGGTTGGTGATGAAGGAGGCAAGCATGTCCAGGGTTCTCTCCGTGTGGTTAAAGCGGGCCATAGGTTTGGCTCCCTGGAAGAGAAGGATATTGGGGACCGCCACCGTCCCGAATCGGGTCGACAGGCTGatgggtcaaaaaaaaaaaaaaaaaactattattttaaatGGTACTAATTATGGCAAGATGGATTTTACTCTGTTCTTATGTTTTGATCGCTATTTGGGGGAAGCCTGCGGTTGGCAGCCATTGACTGTCGGCGTGCTCTACAAGCTGCGTTCTCCTGGACATTTAACACGCGTCGGTACGGAGTGCGCGGCGGGCGGTCACCTGCTGTGCTGCGAGGCGTCCAGGGCCAGGAAGTGCACGGCGGGAAAGACCCGAGGCAGGGCGTTGAAATGGGGCGCCAGGCCGGCCGAGAACTGACACCAGCCTGTGAAGAACAGCACCACGGAGCACTCGGTACCGTTGGCGTTCAGGAACTCCATCAGGTCCTGACGGGAACACCACCATGACTCTTTATGCAAACAGTGCGGCCACTGTTTGGGGTGTGTTTAATTACGCAATTGCAGTCTGTGTATTAGCCAGCAGGCCTTTGTTCAATTCAATAACTCCATTGAAAACTATCTTTTCAAGAGggtaagtaaaaataactgacataatgtggttgcataacTGTGCACACCCTCGGACAACCggggatgtggctgtgctcAGAATGAACCACTCCCATTCAAGCTCGTGTTAAACGGGACTCggcacacaactgccaccatttaaagggtttttaattaaccccaaataatggtgattctgaacacagccgcatccccatttataagagggtgtgcacaattATGCCATCGACCTCAATTCAATGAAATGTGGTGGAGGTGTGTAACCTGCGATGCGTTGAGGACGTTGACGGCCAAGGAGTCCACGTCGCTGATGTTCCTCTGCTCGCAGTTGACCTTGAAGGTCTTGGCGGCCTCCGTGTTCTTCTCCTCGGCGGCGGGAGCGTGGACCATGTCCAACGTCACCTAAACGACCGGTACGTTGTTCGGAACAGGCCCGCACGTACAACCAATGACTTCTCCTCTTACCCGCTGGGACGTCTCGGCACTGTCGTCCTCGGCAACCGGAGCGGGACACTCGCCGCCGTTGTCGTCGCAAGGCGGCGAGAAGCCCGCCAGGAAGTCCTTGACATTCTTGGGGAAGAGAGACTCCAAGTCGGACGGGTCGACGGGGGCCTCGGTGCCCATCACGGCGTCGGCGATCTCCGCCGTCTTGAACTGACGCTTGAGTAACCTCGGATCCTCGTCCTCGGCAAATTCAGGGACGCCCTCAGAGCGGGACGTcactgcctcttcttcttcggaCAGCAGCGACCCATTGTGCTCTGGGAAAGAAAATGGGATATTAAAAGAGTCATATAAATACTGCTTTCAGGGCATCTTGTGGCaaaggaattatgttgaagtgaatgtAGCAGTCTTATTTAAAgccttatttaaaaataaataaataataataaagtacttttctggcggcacggtggacgactggttagagcgtcagcctcacagttctgaggacccgggttcaatccccggccccgcctgtgtggactttgcatgttctccccgtgcctgcgtgggttttctccgggcactccggtttcctcccacatcccaaaaacatgcatgaattggagactctaaattgcccgtaggcatgactgtgtgtgcgaatggttgtttgtttgtatgtgccctgcaattggctggcaaccagttcagggtgtaccccgcctcctgcccgatgacagctgggattggctccagcacgcctgtgaccctagtgaggagaagcggctcagaaaatggatggatggaaagtacttttctgccatcttgtgtccTCTACGGGCAatgacaaacctttttgggtggaCGTCAATTATTTATGGATTTACATTATTCATGCCACAAATAACAGGCGAATACTATATCATGGAAAACGTACTTTTTGATTGCTTGTCTAGTAATCCATTGCCTATTTgtgtttcattatttacaaatgtacgcgttttttttttctttcgaatCTACCAGTATTCGCttacaagatggcaccaaagctcAGTCTCGATagaaattggtgtcaaggaagtatgttaaaGTAATACATCTCCACTGAGTCGATGAGAAGTTAAGGTTAGCCTGGTCGTTCgtggagggttttttttctttttaatatcaaataaagtcatttttggAGGGTAATTTTGTCAAATTACTTTGAAATTATGTTCAAGTGTTTGACGATTATAGTTTGTGATATAGTTACGGTTTAAACTGTTAATTTTTAGTGTTGTGTCAATTAGTTGCGGTTTTTCGCGACAGGACTCGAAATTAaattatggggggggggaatgcataaTAATGTTACGTCTGTCTCCTTTATGAGTACTATGACTAAACTACACACTTAAGATACTTTTCGACCCCATTTATACACGTTACCGCCTAACTTCAATGAAATGGACTTGTTCTGATGTATGAGCTACGAGTACAAATGATTAAGTTGTCATTACAATCATTTGacgttaaaataaattaatcgtTTTCCCGCTAATCATTTTaattatggctttttttttttttttaaagaaaaagactATTAACAAAGCTCTGTTTTGAGAGATACCATTCTAATTAGTGTTTATAATATGATACCAAATTTGTAAAAAgcaggatttctttttttctttttcaaacagATCGGTAGCcggtgtgcctaatgttgtggccagtgacgGCAGCAGTCGAAAACTACGAAACAAAGGCACATATCACGACTCACGTCGTGAAAGCTAACTGATGATATAAATAACGtgtggaaaaatactttttatccACAACAATAAGCGTTAAATTTGCGTTCAAACCGTAATGTTTTGCTATCAAGGCGCCTGCTAAGCTAGCCGTCACTTACCGTCCGATGCTACCGACGAAAAGCTCAACACCAAGATATATAGAAAAACATAAGACGGTTTGAGAGTCGTCGAAATTATGcccaacatatttttttcagaaaataatagTTGTGTCCAGCTCCTGTTCAGACATGTTTAACTCGGTGAGGTGCAAGGAAACtacactgcggtcaagccagcctccactcgaaaaatagcagtcaagccagccgcccctaattttgttcatactaggcattacggtaataggtcgtcaactcgcggcgaagccaccttcaaaataaaagtgaaacaaCTTAGCCAAGCGGAACTGAACTTCACAAACTCAGTGGCGGACGGTTTAAAATGAGACACAAAATCTGACACTCAGATTTTAATAGCATTTCTTTTCAGACCACTCACTTTACGTGCATGCATTCAAAgtgataaaaaatatacaaatgataTAATTGTCAGAAATTATTagaattataattaataattatagaataactgtaaaaaatattttagattttctAATCTACATTTGACCTAACCCCTTTCAATGTAACAtccataaaaataatcaaagagaaaattattttcaaaaacatatcaattatttaaaaaatatacatgaaaAGGACATACCCCAAAAGTTatcttatatttttgtgtaaatATTCAACAAACATTGTATGTAATAATAGAAATTAATATGTAACctaaaattcataaaaatgaaacatgaaattataagaatgttattgttgttaaattacatttttatattataaaaatgtaaaccttttaataaattattccaattttatataatttgaatctataaatacattttaaaacaactcTAAATGTATTATGAAAGTATTTCCTAATATgcatacaaaatataaaacaataaaaattacaTTCAGTACATGTCCTTGTTTTTATCTAACCCAGTTTGACTGAAGTTTCTAATTCTTtagtgattttttatttgtataaatagtTTTCTACCATGTAATATGtcatatttg
The DNA window shown above is from Phyllopteryx taeniolatus isolate TA_2022b chromosome 17, UOR_Ptae_1.2, whole genome shotgun sequence and carries:
- the txndc15 gene encoding thioredoxin domain-containing protein 15 isoform X2, whose amino-acid sequence is MLGIISTTLKPSYVFLYILVLSFSSVASDEHNGSLLSEEEEAVTSRSEGVPEFAEDEDPRLLKRQFKTAEIADAVMGTEAPVDPSDLESLFPKNVKDFLAGFSPPCDDNGGECPAPVAEDDSAETSQRVTLDMVHAPAAEEKNTEAAKTFKVNCEQRNISDVDSLAVNVLNASQDLMEFLNANGTECSVVLFFTGWCQFSAGLAPHFNALPRVFPAVHFLALDASQHSSLSTRFGTVAVPNILLFQGAKPMARFNHTERTLDMLASFITNQTGLEAGPERNVTDADRLGPLASVPVKSVDWMLVFSVLFIAGFTTYGILRTDSVRWLIPGQEHEHQD
- the txndc15 gene encoding thioredoxin domain-containing protein 15 isoform X1 — encoded protein: MHVFGMWEETGVPGENPRRHGENMQSPHRRGRGLNPGPQNCEADALTSRPPCRQKKHNGSLLSEEEEAVTSRSEGVPEFAEDEDPRLLKRQFKTAEIADAVMGTEAPVDPSDLESLFPKNVKDFLAGFSPPCDDNGGECPAPVAEDDSAETSQRVTLDMVHAPAAEEKNTEAAKTFKVNCEQRNISDVDSLAVNVLNASQDLMEFLNANGTECSVVLFFTGWCQFSAGLAPHFNALPRVFPAVHFLALDASQHSSLSTRFGTVAVPNILLFQGAKPMARFNHTERTLDMLASFITNQTGLEAGPERNVTDADRLGPLASVPVKSVDWMLVFSVLFIAGFTTYGILRTDSVRWLIPGQEHEHQD
- the LOC133467149 gene encoding pterin-4-alpha-carbinolamine dehydratase 2-like isoform X2: MSWLIFSPAASSLWPRGLLSLSGLNLAPLSRKYSSKMSSESHWLNPADRDQHVMELRATGWMEVEDRDAIFKELHFKTFNQAFGFMSRVALQAEKMNHHPEWFNAYNKVHITLTTHDCGGLSKRDIKMAKFIDKVALSINLKTAISGRGALK
- the LOC133467149 gene encoding pterin-4-alpha-carbinolamine dehydratase 2-like isoform X3 — its product is MSWLIFSPAASSLWPRGLLSLSGLNLAPLSRKYSSKMSSESHWLNPADRDQHVMELRATGWMEVEDRDAIFKELHFKTFNQAFGFMSRVALQAEKMNHHPEWFNAYNKVHITLTTHDCGGLSKRDIKMAKFIDKVALSM